A region of the Penicillium psychrofluorescens genome assembly, chromosome: 6 genome:
GGTCCCGGCCAGCGGGTCCTTCGGGGGCTGCGGCGGCTCCTTCTGCATGGCCGCGACGGCCTCGCTGGGGACCGTAGGGAGAAGATCGttggcagccagccagtcaTCGTCGGCAAACTGAGAACCGTCAGTCCGGACTGACATATCAATAATTGGGAAGACTGCCCTACCTTGGTGAGATAACTGCGAATGCTGTCGGGAAGAATCACCACGACCACGTCATCCGGGGAGAACTTGCGCTCCTCGTTGGCCTTGACCAACGCGGCAATGGCACTGCCACTACTGCCACCAACCAGCAACCCTTCCTCGGCGATCAGCCGCCGTGAGTACTGGAAGGATTCCTTGTCTCCGGTCTTGTACCACTGATCGACGGCCGTTTGATCCAACACCTCAGGGATGAAGTCGTATCCAATGCCTTCCACTTTGTAGGGTTCATTGGCATGCGGGTCATTCAGAGCAGCGGGCAGGGCCAGTATCGATCCCAAGGGGTCGGCTGCAATTACATTCACAGCTGGGTTATGTTTCTTCAGGCCACGGGAAAGACCGGTGATTGTACCACCCGTGCCTGCGCCGGCGATGACCGCGTTGATCTGACCTTTGGTCTGTTCCCAGATCTCTTCGGCAGTGCCGTACTCGTGGGCCAATGGGTTGTTCTCGTTGCCGTACTGGTCCAAAATGTGGGCATTGGGCAGTTCCTTCTGGAGACGTTTGGCGACACCGATATGGGACTCGGGGGAGTCGTAGGCAGCCTCATTGGGGGTTCGGATGATGGTTGCATTCAAGGCACGGAGCACGGCGACTTTTTCCGCGGACATCTTTTCGGGCAGGGTGATGATTGTCTTGTAGCCTGTTTCGAATCGGACGGTAAGAAACATTACAGTAGTCAGTCCGGATTGCCAACTCACCCTTGACCGCGCCCACCAGCGCCAGTCCAATACCACTGTGTCCCCAAATTAGTGTCTGCATGGCCCGCTGGAAGGGGACGGTACGAACGTGTTCCCGCTGGTCGGCTCGATGAGAGTGTCGCCCGGCTTGATGCGACCTGAACGCTCAGCCTCCTCGATCATGCGCAGGGCAATGCGGTCCTTGACGCTGCCACCGGCATTGAAGTACTCCAGCTTGGCGTATACGGTGGCCTCGATGCCCAGACTGCGGGGCAGGCGGTTGAGGCGCACCAGCGGCGTGTTGCCAATATGCTGGGTGATGGAGTCCAGCGCCACGGGGGGCATAGCCGGACTGGTGATAGAGGCCATTGGGTGAGTCGTGGGAGAGTAGGAAGGAtaggaaggggaagagagaaagaagaaagaaaagaatcTGACGGTGTCGCCATCATGAAGTCTAACTATCGATCACCCGACGATAGCCGTTCCCGACCAATTCAGTCCCCCCCAACTGTTGTAGACTCTCACGGGTCTGAGTGATAACAATAACAATAAGGATAATCATAATAATGCATCACCATAGCATTGATTCATCTATCCGGGCCGAGTGCAGCAATATTCTCAAATTGCTTGGGGCCGAACTTCGAAGGCCAATTCTCGGGGCCGAACGGTGTAGTTCTTCGGCGCCGACACACTACAAGATCCTAAGTAGGAGCATTATAAAGAGGTCTCTAACCGGCCTAGCTATAACAGTCCACTGCCCTTCCATTCCTACTATACTACCAATGAATCCAACCCGCTCGGTTCTCATCACGGGCTGTAGCGACAGTGGCGTCGGCGCGGGCCTCGCGCTTGTGTTCCAAGCAAGAGGGTACCACGTCTTCGCGACCACCCGAAACCCAGAGAAAATGTCCACTCTCGAGCATCTCCCCAACATAACTTTGCTGCAGTTGGATGTCGTCGAACCCAGCCAGATCCGTGCCGCGGTAGAAGCGGTGACGGCGATCACCGGTGGAACCTTGTCAGTCCTGATCAACAATGCAGCGCGGTTTCAGCTGATGCCGTTGCTCGACGATGATATGGAGGCTGCCAAGCAGACCTTTGAAACGAATGTCTGGGGTCCGCTCGCGGTCACCAAGGCATTTGCACCGCTTTTGATCCAGGCTCGGGGGATGCTggtcaacatcaccaccatTGCTGGACACAATCCTATGCCGTACTCGGGTAAGTTTGTGGGTCTTGGTCACAAGTCAACCGGAGGGAAACTGATGGGGGTTGAGTTTAGGGGTCTATAGCGCCTCCAAACGCGCCCAGGAGCATATGTCCGACGTTTTCCGGCTCGAGCTATCTCCCTTCGATGTGAAGGTCCTGTCCGTGGCGACCGGTGGTCTCGCGAGTGGCCAGGGGACCCAGAATGTGGTGCTGCCATCCGATTCGCGGTACAAGGCCATTGAGCACATCATTGCGGCTGGGGGGAGTAACAGCCACTCCCAAATGCCAGTGATGACCTACACCACTCAGGTGGTGGATCAGATCGAGGCGGGGACCACAGGCAAGGTGTGGCTCGGGGATCATGCGGAGGAAGCCAAGCAGGCGAGTCTGAACCCGGAGAAGGCGGCGGAATGGGTATGTTTCATCGGTACTTGAGGCGGGCGGCGCTAATGGTTGCCTAGGAAGGGGTTATTTCGAAGAGTATGGGGTTGGATCGGTTGTCGGGTTAGGTTCCGCGCAGAGGGATATGATCGTATTGCCTCCGAGGCTCTGAGAACTATAGAACTACTCATACACCGCCAAACCGCCAAGCCCAACTGTGGCGGAGCTGCTCCACCCTGTTTCGTCCTGCTTGTTTATGtacttccttctcggcgctTCCTTCTCGGTAGGTCCTTCGCAGGTACTCGTTTCTTCCTATGATTATGTGGACGGTCAACGAACCGCCGGATTCTGAGGCACAGCCGGAATCGAATCACGGGCGGGCTATCTCAACCCAGGTGCATCGTAATCTCGTCCGTCGAAGATCCTCCTCCATCATGCGCCAAGCCCCCCTGAGGCGATGGATTCGCTAGGGGCTCGTTTATTGGCCTGTAGGGATGGATTGACGTGTGAGTGTCTGCTTGCTTTTtcctctgcttctctcccttctcgaTTCCCGTTTTGTCCATCCG
Encoded here:
- a CDS encoding uncharacterized protein (ID:PFLUO_009181-T1.cds;~source:funannotate); translation: MASITSPAMPPVALDSITQHIGNTPLVRLNRLPRSLGIEATVYAKLEYFNAGGSVKDRIALRMIEEAERSGRIKPGDTLIEPTSGNTGIGLALVGAVKGYKTIITLPEKMSAEKVAVLRALNATIIRTPNEAAYDSPESHIGVAKRLQKELPNAHILDQYGNENNPLAHEYGTAEEIWEQTKGQINAVIAGAGTGGTITGLSRGLKKHNPAVNVIAADPLGSILALPAALNDPHANEPYKVEGIGYDFIPEVLDQTAVDQWYKTGDKESFQYSRRLIAEEGLLVGGSSGSAIAALVKANEERKFSPDDVVVVILPDSIRSYLTKFADDDWLAANDLLPTVPSEAVAAMQKEPPQPPKDPLAGTKVSALRLKPVTTVPTNFACGAAIEIMRERGFDQLPVLAPSGRKLVGLITLGNVLSRLTHGRATGESPVSEVMFDFSKIPEIVTDPRDLGVKQNGRANGTTDTLRPQIKGRHFVEITMDTPLSELNRFFEWNSAAVVTERDDSGAMKPMAVVTKVDLLTWMLHHGKSQ
- a CDS encoding uncharacterized protein (ID:PFLUO_009182-T1.cds;~source:funannotate); protein product: MSTLEHLPNITLLQLDVVEPSQIRAAVEAVTAITGGTLSVLINNAARFQLMPLLDDDMEAAKQTFETNVWGPLAVTKAFAPLLIQARGMLVNITTIAGHNPMPYSGVYSASKRAQEHMSDVFRLELSPFDVKVLSVATGGLASGQGTQNVVLPSDSRYKAIEHIIAAGGSNSHSQMPVMTYTTQVVDQIEAGTTGKVWLGDHAEEAKQASLNPEKAAEWEGVISKSMGLDRLSG